In a genomic window of Pedobacter sp. KBS0701:
- a CDS encoding regulatory protein RecX: MKSGKQEAVLLDKKQALAKAENFCAYQERSQKEVRYKLVEWGMRGDELEEIISDLIINNFLNEERFAKSYASGKFNIKHWGRVKIKQGLKLKGVPDKILQKAIYSIDGDDYLQTIEKLAVKKAESLGENDPFKRKNKLMSYLQAKGFETDLILLVLKASNLN; this comes from the coding sequence ATGAAAAGCGGTAAACAAGAGGCAGTATTATTAGATAAAAAACAAGCTTTGGCGAAAGCCGAAAATTTTTGCGCTTACCAGGAACGCTCGCAAAAAGAGGTACGGTACAAATTGGTAGAATGGGGCATGCGCGGGGATGAACTGGAAGAAATTATTAGTGACCTGATCATTAACAATTTTTTGAATGAAGAAAGGTTTGCCAAAAGTTATGCGTCGGGCAAATTCAACATTAAACATTGGGGCCGGGTTAAAATTAAACAGGGTTTAAAATTGAAAGGTGTGCCTGATAAAATTTTACAAAAAGCAATTTACAGTATAGACGGCGATGATTATTTGCAGACGATAGAAAAATTAGCGGTTAAAAAAGCGGAAAGTCTGGGTGAAAATGATCCGTTCAAAAGAAAAAATAAGCTGATGAGCTACCTTCAGGCAAAAGGTTTTGAAACTGATTTAATTTTACTGGTACTGAAAGCCAGCAATTTAAATTAA
- a CDS encoding alpha/beta hydrolase produces MMPNKKVYPLSLLLLTLLFSSLSSIGQIVLQDKKFHIDTKTFSQTDSGKLKLDIYYTGKITETKPTVLFIFGGGFVMGRRDSKLFDQYFNTLIAHNYKVVSVDYRLGLKGKKFPGPFNTSNLKAAIDTATTDVFDATAYLIKNAKELGIDTAMIILSGSSAGAITALHADYNKRNATALSAKLPHHFQYKGVISFAGAILSYHGAPKYAIPPAPTMLFHGTADKLVPYNKVRLLNRGFFGSKYLARTFKKNGYPYYFQYVQDMGHEIAGSPMLENLPDILWFIDNYIIKQKRYFMEVDFKDADKKPTFSIPPALKKR; encoded by the coding sequence ATGATGCCCAATAAAAAAGTATATCCGCTAAGCCTGCTGCTCCTAACGCTTTTATTTAGTTCTCTATCTTCAATAGGGCAGATTGTCCTCCAGGATAAAAAATTTCATATAGACACTAAAACATTCTCACAAACTGATTCAGGTAAACTAAAATTAGATATTTATTATACTGGTAAAATAACAGAAACTAAGCCAACAGTACTTTTTATATTTGGTGGCGGCTTTGTAATGGGCCGCAGAGATAGCAAGTTATTTGATCAATATTTTAACACTTTAATTGCACACAACTATAAGGTAGTTTCAGTTGACTATCGACTTGGTCTTAAAGGAAAGAAGTTTCCTGGTCCGTTTAATACTTCAAATTTAAAAGCAGCTATTGATACCGCTACGACCGATGTTTTCGACGCAACAGCTTATCTGATCAAAAATGCAAAAGAACTTGGTATTGATACGGCTATGATCATCCTGTCAGGATCAAGTGCAGGTGCTATTACCGCGCTACATGCCGACTACAACAAGCGGAACGCCACCGCATTATCGGCTAAATTACCACACCATTTTCAATACAAGGGTGTAATTTCTTTTGCCGGGGCAATATTAAGTTATCATGGTGCGCCAAAATATGCCATACCACCAGCACCTACTATGCTTTTTCATGGCACAGCCGATAAACTTGTACCCTATAACAAAGTGAGATTATTAAACAGGGGATTTTTTGGTTCCAAATATCTGGCCCGCACTTTTAAAAAAAACGGATATCCTTATTACTTTCAGTACGTGCAAGATATGGGGCACGAAATAGCTGGATCACCAATGCTTGAAAACCTACCTGATATCCTGTGGTTTATAGATAATTATATCATTAAACAAAAGCGCTATTTTATGGAGGTAGACTTTAAAGATGCCGACAAAAAACCAACCTTTAGCATACCCCCTGCTTTAAAAAAGAGGTAG
- a CDS encoding TIGR00730 family Rossman fold protein has translation MTSEEKIRSAFENKDWQEIKVTDSWQIFKIMAEFVDGFEKLAKIGPCVTIYGSARTAQTHRYYQLAEQCGKLLTDRGYGVITGGGPGIMEAGNKGAHTNGGKSVGLNIELPFEQFHNKYIDHNKLLEFDYFFVRKVMFMKYSQGFVVLPGGFGTMDELFEALTLIQTGKIARFPIVLVGVDYWGGLIDWIKGTMLQKEHNIHEEDLNLFRLVDTAEEAAEHIFRFYDKYVLKPNF, from the coding sequence ATGACGAGTGAAGAAAAAATTAGAAGTGCTTTCGAAAACAAAGACTGGCAGGAAATCAAAGTAACCGATTCCTGGCAAATTTTTAAAATCATGGCCGAATTTGTAGACGGCTTTGAAAAACTGGCTAAAATTGGCCCGTGTGTTACCATTTACGGATCTGCCCGTACGGCCCAAACACATAGATATTACCAGCTGGCAGAGCAATGCGGCAAATTATTAACTGATCGCGGTTACGGTGTAATTACAGGTGGTGGTCCGGGCATTATGGAAGCCGGTAATAAAGGCGCCCATACTAACGGAGGTAAATCTGTTGGGTTAAATATTGAATTACCTTTTGAGCAGTTCCACAATAAATACATTGATCATAATAAATTATTGGAATTTGATTATTTCTTTGTGCGCAAAGTGATGTTCATGAAATATAGTCAGGGTTTTGTGGTTTTACCAGGTGGTTTTGGTACTATGGATGAACTTTTTGAAGCTTTAACCTTAATTCAGACGGGCAAAATCGCCCGTTTTCCAATCGTATTGGTGGGCGTTGATTATTGGGGTGGACTAATTGACTGGATTAAAGGAACCATGTTGCAGAAGGAACACAATATCCACGAAGAAGATTTAAACCTTTTCAGGTTGGTAGATACCGCAGAAGAAGCTGCAGAACATATTTTCCGTTTCTACGATAAGTATGTACTTAAACCAAATTTCTAA
- a CDS encoding phosphatase PAP2 family protein produces the protein MRTIKRLTKLHYYFFTAISILLLALIFNFSFSKTDGFLIFNRFHPAWLDISFRYITNLGDGLISILAAIILLAIRKKKKAMTMALAYIYSGLLIQTAKRIFHMPRPKYYFEQTLFQYNHFVEGISMHNHNSFPSGHTASAFALSTVLVLVFKKNKISFYCLFFAFLIGYSRIYLAQHFLIDVIFGAIAGIICAILSYHQVYDLKLFRSAKLNRRYKQLKISNQAKPI, from the coding sequence ATGCGTACGATAAAAAGACTGACCAAGCTCCATTATTATTTCTTTACTGCGATATCAATACTGCTGCTGGCACTCATTTTTAATTTTAGCTTTTCTAAAACAGATGGATTCCTCATTTTTAACCGGTTTCATCCAGCGTGGCTGGATATTTCTTTTAGGTATATCACTAATCTCGGAGATGGTTTAATCAGTATTCTGGCCGCAATCATCCTGCTTGCAATTAGAAAAAAGAAAAAAGCAATGACCATGGCTCTTGCCTATATTTATTCGGGTTTGCTTATTCAAACCGCTAAAAGAATATTCCACATGCCACGGCCTAAATATTATTTTGAGCAAACTTTATTTCAATACAATCACTTTGTTGAAGGGATAAGCATGCATAATCATAATTCTTTTCCCTCAGGACATACCGCATCTGCTTTTGCCTTATCCACAGTATTGGTTTTGGTTTTCAAAAAAAATAAAATCTCCTTTTACTGTTTATTTTTTGCTTTTTTAATCGGCTATTCACGCATATACTTGGCTCAGCATTTTCTGATTGATGTAATTTTTGGAGCTATAGCCGGTATAATTTGTGCAATTTTAAGCTATCATCAGGTATATGACCTTAAACTTTTCAGATCAGCTAAGCTAAACAGAAGATATAAACAGCTTAAAATTTCCAATCAGGCTAAGCCCATTTAA
- a CDS encoding LytTR family DNA-binding domain-containing protein: protein MKNSISCIIIDDDPTAINILQDHIAEIPRLKVHRIFTKPIEALSEISTESNKQLIFLDIDMPAMSGLRLADNLKHKAHNIIFTTSYPEFALDAFKVRAKHYLLKPFNMGDFAEVVNEVLSECYDTQRLVQENEEAFFLRTNGERGKLTKVLKKDIIYLQGSNNHIHIYTPTNDYSVYMTMKEMEEKLQENEHFYRVHKSYMINTTFVKEINGHKIDLGKYEVLMTPQYKEAFMDYIENQTLVSKRLRD, encoded by the coding sequence ATGAAAAACTCTATCTCCTGCATCATTATTGATGATGATCCTACCGCAATTAATATTTTGCAAGACCACATTGCGGAAATCCCAAGGTTAAAAGTCCACCGGATCTTTACTAAACCGATAGAGGCCCTAAGCGAAATCAGTACAGAAAGCAATAAACAGCTCATCTTTTTGGATATTGATATGCCAGCAATGTCTGGCCTACGACTTGCTGATAACCTCAAGCATAAAGCACACAACATTATTTTTACTACATCCTATCCAGAATTTGCACTGGATGCTTTTAAGGTTAGGGCAAAACATTACCTGTTAAAACCTTTCAACATGGGAGATTTTGCAGAAGTAGTTAATGAGGTACTTTCAGAATGTTATGATACACAACGCCTTGTACAAGAAAATGAAGAAGCATTTTTCTTACGCACAAATGGCGAACGAGGCAAACTTACCAAAGTACTCAAAAAAGATATCATCTACCTTCAGGGTTCTAATAACCATATACATATTTACACGCCAACAAATGATTATTCAGTATATATGACCATGAAGGAGATGGAGGAAAAGCTCCAGGAAAATGAGCACTTCTACCGTGTTCACAAGTCATACATGATCAACACCACCTTTGTAAAGGAAATTAACGGGCACAAAATCGACCTTGGAAAGTACGAAGTACTCATGACTCCACAATACAAGGAGGCATTTATGGACTATATTGAAAACCAAACCCTTGTCTCAAAACGTTTAAGGGATTAA
- a CDS encoding glycosyltransferase family 39 protein, with protein MAMTVIKLVIASTIALGNDEVYYWTYALNLQWNYFDHPPFVAWLIRATTANLYIHNESAARLGAIISSTIGTVIVYKTGKLLLNDRMGWFAVLLYSSSFYCSIIAGTFILPDSPQMVFWLWSIFLLLKINKSIHQGLPTLNLWCWFGVAAGLCMMCKIHGIYLWVGVIMFALFNSRKLMVQKGMYVSMLISLIIVSPFIIWNIQHHFITYTYHSNRVSLFHAGINPLAFSREIGGQIFYNNPIVFFLAWMAIFSFIKTKHHLLKSEIQLLLYCALPLIVTLIFLSIFRDTLPHWSGPAYSCLIFLAALKLESIRLSKVKAIISASMLFFLFVVSAGLITINFYKGTFSTQKSSMNLGAGDPTLDLYGWKETGRIIDSIYRLDKSSIKNKTVHTIVITKWFPAAHLDFYVCVKTGLHTYGIGEIFDLHQYYWSNQTKQKLTTGDNAYYIVPSNLYDESSINFIKSQFRNCTPPIIAPIFRNGVICKNILLFKLNGYKE; from the coding sequence ATGGCGATGACTGTGATCAAACTGGTCATAGCCTCAACAATAGCGCTCGGAAACGACGAGGTATATTACTGGACATACGCTTTAAATCTGCAATGGAATTATTTTGATCATCCCCCATTTGTAGCATGGTTGATCAGAGCTACAACAGCAAATTTATATATTCACAACGAATCGGCTGCTCGTCTTGGCGCCATAATATCATCTACAATAGGTACCGTAATAGTATATAAAACAGGTAAATTACTCCTTAATGACCGCATGGGTTGGTTTGCCGTTTTACTTTATTCTTCATCCTTTTATTGCAGTATTATTGCCGGAACATTTATTTTGCCAGATAGCCCTCAAATGGTTTTCTGGCTTTGGAGCATCTTTTTGTTGTTGAAGATTAACAAATCCATCCACCAAGGTTTACCAACGTTAAATCTCTGGTGCTGGTTCGGTGTGGCTGCGGGGCTTTGTATGATGTGTAAAATACATGGCATCTACTTATGGGTGGGCGTTATCATGTTCGCTCTGTTTAACAGTAGAAAATTAATGGTGCAGAAGGGTATGTATGTTTCTATGTTAATTAGTTTGATTATCGTATCTCCTTTTATCATCTGGAATATACAGCATCATTTCATTACCTACACCTATCACAGTAATCGGGTTAGCCTGTTCCACGCAGGCATAAATCCATTAGCCTTCTCCAGAGAAATCGGCGGACAAATATTCTACAACAATCCAATTGTTTTTTTTCTGGCCTGGATGGCTATTTTTAGTTTCATTAAAACCAAACATCATCTTCTTAAAAGCGAAATACAACTATTATTATATTGTGCGCTTCCTCTTATTGTGACACTGATTTTTCTTTCAATTTTTAGAGATACATTACCGCATTGGTCTGGCCCGGCGTATAGCTGTTTAATATTTCTTGCTGCATTGAAACTGGAATCTATTCGCCTATCAAAAGTAAAAGCCATTATTAGTGCAAGTATGCTGTTTTTCTTGTTCGTGGTAAGTGCAGGTCTCATCACAATTAACTTTTACAAGGGCACATTTTCGACGCAAAAAAGCTCAATGAATTTGGGTGCGGGCGACCCCACCTTAGATTTATACGGCTGGAAAGAAACAGGTAGAATAATTGATTCTATTTACCGTTTAGATAAATCATCAATAAAGAATAAAACAGTCCATACGATTGTGATTACAAAATGGTTCCCGGCAGCTCATTTAGATTTTTATGTTTGCGTTAAAACTGGTTTGCATACCTACGGCATAGGAGAAATATTCGATCTTCACCAGTATTATTGGTCGAATCAAACCAAACAGAAATTAACTACTGGCGACAATGCATATTATATTGTACCTTCTAATCTTTACGATGAAAGCAGTATAAACTTTATCAAATCCCAATTTAGAAATTGTACACCACCTATAATTGCACCCATTTTTAGGAATGGTGTTATTTGTAAAAACATCCTTTTATTTAAGCTAAATGGCTATAAAGAATAG
- a CDS encoding sensor histidine kinase, producing the protein MKNWLKNYRWHIIAWAIFILYEYILISLILKINATLLSYCIHYIINITLFYIHAELVLGKSLKSNKPIYLRIIILTIVEVCLYTIIAYLTDRSLSKATIVPIDKLTVTDWKFMSSTLWRGIYFMLFSTAYYFIKSYIHQKHRATKLEKEAIEEMLKQKQTTLELANAKNAYLKAQINPHFLFNTLTYIYNSTHKSEPRAAETVRYLSKLMRYALECEHGPEIMPLEAEIRQVENLLLLSRIKQPDLFIDFNYDQKSESTEVIPLLLLSLTENMVKHGNLSQPEDPGKIMVKLQGGKFSIQTSNLINTGLNDTGFHTGLENIRQRLLHTYADQAEISSGQKGKYFQVLITINLADTQQFHI; encoded by the coding sequence ATGAAAAACTGGCTAAAAAATTATCGCTGGCATATTATTGCATGGGCTATATTCATTCTTTATGAATATATACTGATCTCGTTAATCCTTAAAATAAATGCCACTTTATTAAGCTATTGCATTCACTACATTATTAATATAACACTCTTCTATATCCATGCCGAATTGGTATTAGGAAAAAGTTTGAAATCAAACAAACCTATTTATTTAAGGATAATTATATTAACAATAGTTGAGGTATGTTTGTATACTATTATCGCGTACCTCACTGATCGCTCCCTTTCAAAAGCAACAATAGTTCCTATTGATAAGCTCACGGTTACAGACTGGAAGTTTATGTCTTCAACACTATGGCGGGGAATCTACTTCATGTTATTCTCAACAGCTTACTATTTTATTAAAAGTTATATCCACCAGAAACATCGGGCAACTAAACTGGAAAAAGAAGCAATTGAAGAAATGTTGAAGCAAAAGCAAACAACGCTTGAACTGGCTAATGCTAAAAATGCCTACCTCAAAGCGCAAATTAATCCACATTTTTTGTTCAATACCTTAACCTATATATATAACAGTACGCATAAGAGTGAACCCCGGGCTGCAGAAACCGTACGGTACCTTTCAAAACTGATGCGTTATGCATTAGAATGCGAACATGGCCCGGAAATTATGCCACTGGAAGCAGAGATCCGTCAAGTCGAAAACCTTCTTCTGCTTAGCAGAATAAAGCAGCCTGACTTATTTATAGATTTTAATTATGATCAGAAAAGTGAATCCACTGAAGTGATTCCATTACTATTACTTAGCCTAACCGAAAATATGGTTAAACATGGAAACCTCAGCCAACCGGAAGATCCTGGAAAGATTATGGTAAAGTTGCAGGGAGGAAAGTTTAGTATTCAAACAAGTAACCTGATTAACACAGGCCTCAACGATACAGGTTTCCATACGGGCCTTGAAAACATCCGGCAAAGGCTGCTCCATACTTATGCAGACCAGGCAGAGATTTCTTCCGGTCAGAAAGGAAAGTATTTCCAGGTACTAATTACAATCAACCTGGCAGATACGCAACAATTTCATATTTAA
- a CDS encoding DUF502 domain-containing protein, which produces MNKVGKAILNYLIKGLLIVVPIAVSIFIVVWAVTTVDSWLNVNNILGVNPRTGESRNIPGLGLLTVLTIILLAGIFVTNLVTEPMYNWFQRMMQRLPLLNFIYSSIKDLTEAFVGDEKKFNHPVLVEVEGGLKKIGFLTQNDLHKLDLPDEVAVYFPLSYSFAGQLCIVKRDKVADLNMTAADAMKLVVSGGVSGL; this is translated from the coding sequence ATGAACAAAGTCGGGAAAGCCATTTTAAACTATTTGATTAAAGGTTTATTAATTGTTGTACCCATTGCCGTGAGTATTTTTATTGTGGTTTGGGCGGTTACAACAGTTGATAGCTGGTTAAATGTAAACAATATTTTAGGCGTAAATCCACGTACAGGCGAAAGTCGCAATATTCCCGGTTTAGGTTTGCTGACCGTTTTGACCATCATTTTACTTGCGGGTATTTTCGTAACCAATTTGGTAACTGAGCCCATGTACAATTGGTTCCAGCGGATGATGCAAAGGTTGCCCTTGCTTAATTTTATTTATTCATCTATAAAAGATTTAACTGAAGCTTTTGTAGGCGATGAGAAAAAATTTAATCACCCGGTACTGGTAGAAGTCGAGGGAGGTTTAAAAAAAATCGGATTTTTAACACAGAACGACCTGCATAAACTTGATCTGCCTGATGAAGTGGCCGTATATTTTCCACTTTCTTATTCTTTTGCGGGCCAGCTTTGTATTGTAAAAAGAGATAAGGTTGCCGATTTAAATATGACTGCCGCCGATGCCATGAAACTGGTCGTGAGTGGTGGTGTAAGCGGACTTTAA
- a CDS encoding bifunctional UDP-N-acetylmuramoyl-tripeptide:D-alanyl-D-alanine ligase/alanine racemase, translating into MQNPIYTVAKIAEILNADTKLVDGEVVIQYLVIDSRSVLVPENSIFFALSSHRDGHEFIKDAYSKDIRNFVITEAKYVNQYPDCNFLLVDDALTALQQLTIYHRNQFQFKTIGITGSNGKTIVKEWLYQLLAADFNIVKSPKSYNSQIGVPLSVWQIEADHTLGIFEAGISAVNEMQRLAEIIQPKIGILTNIGEAHAEGFSSKKEKLTEKLKLFKDSDLFIYAPEYVTEVSPKDLPGKKKFSWSSKQVADLQITTVEPIEGNCYLRAIYQNAEIECMLPFKDKASIENGMICWATLLALGYTPEQADLRLEKLSHVSMRLELKNGINQCSIIDDSYSADISSLAIALDFLNQQNQHPKKTVILSELFETGRDDLDLYTEIAELLAQKKVNRLIGIGTHISRYADLFKFETQFFENTNAFVEAFPGLQFSHETILVKGARRFEFGRISKLLTQKIHDTVLEIDLNAMVGNLQFYRSKIKPGVKIMAMVKAFSYGSGSFEIANLLQFHKVDYLAVAYADEGIALRKAGITLPIMVMSPEESAFEAIVKHKLEPEIYSIEILNSFLNALSDYDFDYPIHIKIDSGMHRLGFDQAEMDALSGLLKDSAKVKVQSIFSHLVASDAAEHDGFTRQQIDKFKIIANQLVNALGYNPLLHISNTSGISRWPDAQMDMVRLGIGLYGFDSALANNRGLQTVMVLKTTVTQVKTLAPGETVGYSRKGVMPNGGKIATVKIGYADGYTRYFGNGVGKMLVNGHLVPVIGSICMDMTMLDVTSIDVKPGDEAIVFNKEHTIMQLAKDINTIPYEILTNISQRVKRVYFYE; encoded by the coding sequence ATGCAAAACCCAATATATACTGTTGCCAAAATAGCCGAAATTTTAAATGCTGATACCAAATTAGTTGATGGAGAGGTTGTTATTCAATACCTGGTAATTGATAGCCGTTCGGTTTTGGTGCCAGAAAATTCTATATTTTTTGCTTTGTCTTCGCACCGGGATGGACACGAATTTATAAAAGATGCTTACAGCAAGGACATCCGTAATTTCGTGATTACCGAAGCTAAATATGTTAATCAATACCCGGATTGTAATTTTTTACTGGTTGATGACGCTTTGACCGCCTTACAACAACTCACTATTTACCATAGAAACCAGTTTCAGTTTAAAACCATAGGTATTACAGGAAGTAATGGAAAAACCATTGTAAAAGAGTGGTTGTATCAGCTTTTGGCCGCCGATTTCAATATCGTTAAAAGTCCTAAAAGTTATAACTCGCAAATTGGCGTACCGCTTTCCGTTTGGCAGATTGAAGCCGATCATACCTTAGGGATTTTCGAAGCCGGGATTTCTGCAGTAAATGAAATGCAGCGCCTGGCGGAGATTATTCAGCCAAAAATTGGGATTTTAACCAATATTGGCGAAGCACATGCGGAAGGATTTAGCTCTAAAAAAGAAAAACTCACAGAGAAGCTGAAACTTTTTAAAGATTCAGATTTATTCATCTATGCTCCCGAATATGTAACTGAGGTAAGTCCAAAAGATTTACCCGGGAAGAAAAAGTTTAGCTGGAGCAGCAAGCAGGTTGCAGACTTGCAGATTACTACCGTTGAACCCATTGAAGGAAATTGTTATTTAAGAGCTATTTATCAGAATGCCGAAATAGAATGCATGTTGCCTTTTAAAGATAAAGCCTCGATAGAAAATGGCATGATCTGCTGGGCAACTTTACTGGCTTTAGGTTATACGCCAGAGCAGGCCGATCTGCGTTTGGAGAAACTGAGCCATGTAAGCATGCGCCTGGAACTGAAAAACGGCATCAATCAGTGCTCCATTATTGATGATTCGTACAGTGCTGATATTTCTTCCTTGGCTATAGCGCTGGATTTTTTAAATCAACAGAACCAACACCCGAAGAAAACCGTTATCCTTTCCGAATTATTCGAAACCGGGAGAGACGATCTTGATTTATATACCGAAATTGCTGAATTGCTTGCTCAAAAGAAAGTCAACAGGTTAATTGGTATTGGAACGCACATTTCGCGTTATGCCGATCTTTTTAAGTTCGAAACCCAGTTTTTTGAGAATACCAATGCTTTTGTAGAGGCCTTTCCAGGTTTACAATTTAGCCACGAAACTATATTGGTAAAAGGCGCCAGGCGCTTTGAATTTGGGCGCATCAGTAAATTGCTTACCCAAAAAATACACGATACGGTTTTGGAAATCGACCTGAATGCGATGGTTGGCAACCTGCAGTTTTACCGTTCTAAAATCAAGCCCGGTGTTAAAATTATGGCCATGGTTAAAGCCTTTTCGTATGGAAGCGGAAGTTTCGAAATCGCCAATTTATTGCAGTTCCATAAGGTAGATTATCTGGCGGTAGCTTATGCCGATGAAGGCATTGCTTTACGGAAAGCCGGAATTACGCTACCTATTATGGTGATGAGTCCCGAAGAATCTGCTTTCGAAGCCATCGTTAAACATAAACTCGAACCCGAAATTTATAGTATAGAAATCCTGAACAGCTTTTTAAACGCACTATCGGATTATGATTTCGATTACCCGATCCACATTAAAATAGACAGTGGCATGCACCGTTTAGGTTTCGATCAAGCTGAAATGGATGCCTTATCGGGTCTGTTAAAAGATTCGGCAAAGGTAAAAGTGCAGAGTATTTTTTCTCATTTAGTAGCTAGCGATGCTGCAGAGCATGATGGATTTACCCGGCAGCAGATCGATAAATTTAAAATTATTGCCAATCAGTTAGTTAACGCTTTAGGTTATAATCCATTATTGCATATTTCCAATACTTCTGGTATCTCACGTTGGCCAGATGCGCAAATGGATATGGTCCGTTTGGGCATAGGTTTGTATGGTTTTGATTCTGCTTTGGCCAATAACCGGGGTTTACAGACCGTAATGGTACTTAAAACTACGGTTACTCAAGTGAAGACATTAGCGCCAGGCGAAACTGTGGGGTACAGCAGAAAAGGAGTAATGCCAAATGGCGGAAAAATAGCAACAGTAAAAATTGGTTATGCAGATGGCTATACCAGGTATTTTGGCAACGGTGTAGGGAAAATGCTGGTTAATGGCCATTTAGTGCCGGTAATAGGCTCAATATGCATGGACATGACGATGTTGGATGTTACAAGTATCGACGTAAAACCTGGTGATGAAGCCATTGTTTTCAACAAAGAACACACCATTATGCAATTGGCAAAAGATATTAATACCATTCCGTATGAAATCCTAACCAACATCTCGCAGAGGGTTAAAAGGGTTTATTTCTACGAGTAA